In Candidatus Edwardsbacteria bacterium, the genomic stretch CCGTTTACTACCAGCTGGAAAAATACTGGAAGGTATTCCTGCTGACCGCCCGCGGCGTATCCCCCCGGCAGATCGGATACAGCATCCAGAGCCATGAATTTTACGTGAACCAGATGATCCCCGCCTCGCGGAAGAGGACCCCGCAGCAGTATCTGTGGGCAATGGACCAGATTTACCGGACCGAATATGCCCTGAAATCCGGAAGGGGAGAGCCCCGAACCCTGGTGCAAAAACTCATCTATAAATTATCTTCCTAAACTTAAGGAAATAATAATGGCTGTAGAGAACATCACTGGCAACGAGTCGATCGAGGAACTTCAGCGACTGACAGAGGTCTTCAACAAGCGGATCCGGCTGCTGGACGAAAAGAAGGCTGCTACCAAGCCGGAGATCTTCCATAAGGTGCGCGGGGAGTACGAGGCCAAGCTACTGGAACTGCAGGTTCTGCTGGAGGAGAAGGGCGCCGGAACGCAGGAGGCGCTGGATTCAGCTCTGGCCGAGCAGGCCGGACTGCTGGCCCGGGAGAGAGAGATTCGCACCGAGATGGAGGAGTTGGAATTGCGGGCCGCCATCGGCGAGGTGGAGGATGCCGATTATGCCCAGAAATCGGAAGCCCACAATAATGAGAATGAAGCCATTGTAACCAAACTTCAGGAATTGACGGAAAAGATAGATAACTACCAGGCACTGATTGGCGGGAAAACTGCCGAACCGGCTGCTCCTGTTGTACCCGAGCCGCCGGCAACGCCGAAGCCGCCCCAGGCCATTGCATCCAAACCAGTACCCGTGCCGCCACCACCGGCTCCAGCGCCGGAACCAACCCCAACACCACCGTCTGCCCCGGAGCCGGTGGTTCAACCTGCTCCGGAAGTTCAGCGCAGTGAATTGGACGATCTGGAGAAGCAATTCGCCAGCATATTGGGTTCTAATTTCGGTCAGGAGCAACCGGCAACTGAACCCATAGCCCCGATACCCGAACCAATCCAGATAGAGGAAAACATTTCGTTTGAGCCTAAAGTTGAGGATGCCGCCACCGAAGAGTCTCATGAGGGAGAACTTAAATGCCCCAAGTGCGGGGCCTTCAACCGGGCCGACAACTGGTACTGCGAAAAATGCGGCAACGAACTGATTAACGCCACCGATCTATTGAGCGGAAAATAAAAGGTATATTAATAATTTATTGATAGCCTTCAGAATATATTTATAATCTGAAGGCTTTTAACTTAAAACAAAATGTTACAAAGATGACCAGAGAATATAACTTCAAAGAGATAGAGGCTAGGTGGCAGGAGATCTGGGAAAAGGCCAAAGCCTTTAAGGCCCACGACGATTCGGATCGGCCCAAGATATACTGCCTGGAGATGTTTCCCTATCCCTCGGGATCGGGCCTCCATGTGGGCCACTTGAAGAATTACGTGCCGATGGATGCTTTCTGCCGTTATAAGAGCATGAGCGGTTTCAATGTGCTGCATCCCATGGGCTGGGATGCCTTCGGCCAGCCGGCCGAGAACGAGGCCATCAAGAAGGGGCGCAACCCACGGCAGATGGTGCCGGAGTACGCCGCCAACTACAAAAGGACCCTCAAACTGGCCGGATGCAGCTACGACTGGGACAGGGAGATAGATTCCAGCCTGCCGGAATATTATAAATGGACCCAGTGGATCTTTCTGCTGCTCTATAAAAAAGGCCTGGCCTACCGGGATACCGCGCCCATCAACTGGTGCCCGTCATGCAAGACCGGACTGGCCAACGAGGAGGTCAAGGAGGGCCGCTGCTGGCGCTGCGACAACCCGGTGGAAAAACGTCCCATGCCCCAGTGGTTCTTTAAGATCACCGCCTACGCCGACCGGCTGCTGGACGATCTGGAGAAGCTTCATTGGACCGAGGGCATGAAGGAGATGCAGCGGGACTGGATAGGGCGAAGCGAGGGAGCCACGGTTGAATTCAAAATTCAGAATTCGGAATTCAAAATTCAGGTATT encodes the following:
- a CDS encoding zinc finger Ran-binding domain-containing protein; translated protein: MAVENITGNESIEELQRLTEVFNKRIRLLDEKKAATKPEIFHKVRGEYEAKLLELQVLLEEKGAGTQEALDSALAEQAGLLAREREIRTEMEELELRAAIGEVEDADYAQKSEAHNNENEAIVTKLQELTEKIDNYQALIGGKTAEPAAPVVPEPPATPKPPQAIASKPVPVPPPPAPAPEPTPTPPSAPEPVVQPAPEVQRSELDDLEKQFASILGSNFGQEQPATEPIAPIPEPIQIEENISFEPKVEDAATEESHEGELKCPKCGAFNRADNWYCEKCGNELINATDLLSGK